One window from the genome of Glycine soja cultivar W05 chromosome 12, ASM419377v2, whole genome shotgun sequence encodes:
- the LOC114379346 gene encoding protein transport protein Sec61 subunit alpha-like, producing the protein MGGGFRVLHLVRPFLSFLPEVQTADRKVPFREKVIYTVISLFIFLVCSQLPLYGIHSTTGADPFYWMRVILASNRGTVMELGITPIVTSGLVMQLLAGSKIIEVDNNVREDRALLNGAQKLLGILIAVGEAVAYVLSGMYGSVGQLGVGNAILIIIQLCFAGIIVICLDELLQKGYGLGSGISLFIATNICENIIWKAFSPTTINSGRGAEFEGAVIALFHLLITRTDKVRALREAFYRQNLPNVTNLLATVLIFLIVIYFQGFRVVLPVRSKNARGQQGSYPIKLFYTSNMPIILQSALVSNLYFISQLLHRKYSGNFFVDLLGKWKESEYGGGQSVPVGGIAYYITAPSSLADMAANPFHALFYLVFMLSACALFSKTWIEVSGSSARDVAKQLKEQQMVMPGHRESNLQKELNRYIPTAAAFGGICIGALTVLADFMGAIGSGTGILLAVTIIYQYFETFEKERASELGFFGF; encoded by the exons ATGGGAGGAGGATTTAGAGTGCTTCACTTAGTTAGGCCATTTCTCTCGTTTCTTCCTGAAGTTCAAACTGCTGACAGGAAAGTGCCATTTAGAGAGAAGGTCATATACACTGTGatctctcttttcattttcctGGTTTGTAGTCAGCTCCCTCTATATGGGATACACTCAACAACAGGTGCTGATCCATTCTATTGGATGCGTGTTATTCTCGCTTCAAACCGTGGAACTGTCATGGAACTTGGAATCACTCCGATTGTGACTTCTGGGCTTGTAATGCAACTTCTGGCTGGGTCAAAGATCATTGAAGTGGACAACAATGTACGAGAGGATCGAGCCCTGTT AAACGGAGCACAGAAGCTACTTGGTATTTTGATAGCTGTTGGTGAGGCAGTTGCCTACGTTCTTTCGGGGATGTATGGTAGTGTGGGGCAACTCGGAGTAGGAAATGCTATCCTCATCATTATCCAGCTCTGTTTTGCGGGTATAATTGTGATATGTCTAGATGAGCTTCTTCAAAAAGGATATGGTCTGGGGTCTGGAATTTCCCTTTTCATAGCAACTAATATCTG TGAAAACATTATATGGAAGGCATTTAGTCCCACCACTATTAACAGTGGACGTGGAGCTGAATTTGAAGGTGCTGTTATTGCTCTGTTCCATTTGCTGATAACTAGAACAGACAAGGTCCGTGCTCTTCGTGAGGCATTTTACCGGCAGAATCTTCCCAACGTGACAAATTTGCTTGCTACTGTCTTGATCTTCCTAATTGTCATATACTTCCAAGGTTTCCGGGTGGTCTTGCCTGTAAGGTCAAAGAATGCTCGTGGGCAGCAGGGTTCATATCCAATCAAATTGTTTTATACCTCCAATATGCCCATCATTCTTCAGTCTGCCCTTGTTTCCAATCTCTACTTCATCTCCCAG CTGCTCCACCGTAAGTACAGCGGAAACTTCTTTGTAGATCTATTGGGAAAATGGAAGGAATCTGAATATGGAGGTGGTCAGTCTGTTCCTGTTGGTGGTATTGCATACTACATCACTGCACCATCCAG CTTAGCTGATATGGCGGCCAATCCTTTCCATGCACTGTTCTATCTTGTGTTTATGCTTTCAGCTTGTGCCTTGTTCTCAAAAACATGGATTGAAGTCTCTGGTTCATCTGCTAGAGATGTTGCCAAGCAGCTGAAG GAACAACAAATGGTAATGCCCGGACACCGTGAGTCAAACTTGCAGAAAGAGCTGAATCGATACATTCCCACTGCCGCAGCATTTGGAGGCATCTGTATTGGTGCCCTGACAGTGTTGGCAGATTTCATGGGGGCCATCGGTTCAGGAACAGGAATATTGCTTGCAGTAACCATCATCTATCAGTACTTTGAGACATTTGAGAAGGAGAGAGCTAGCGAGCTTGGCTTCTTTGGTTTCTAA
- the LOC114379804 gene encoding protein GRAVITROPIC IN THE LIGHT 1-like, giving the protein MESVKPSAVTPRKKLARNFAKVLHVKALIGIASVDGLKNVISDANLKDEGNIGKSKATLNWSESFNEDDDEDLQEREANEALLAKLFASISTVKAAYAELQYAQSPFDPDGIEAADQLLVSELKNLSELKQCYLKKQFDPSPKTAILEAESKELLGVIKTYEIMGKKLESQVRLKDSEIIFLREKLEEANRQNKAIEKRLNQSGQLSGLDNLHITGLSPSHFITVLRHTVRSIRNFVRLIVDEMRYAGWDVDATVDAIEQNVVYMAEDHKCFAIEAFVCREMFDAFHIPNFALSSESLLDKNRRQQWFFGKFNEMKSMKAKYYLAEKPRSSFAKFCRVKYSRLVHPKMESSFFGNLSHRNLVNAGGFPDTEFFASFAEMAKRVWLLHCLAFSYEPQASIFQVGKGCRFSDVYMESVNDEVFLYSEVESDPQVAFTVVPGFRIGKTVLQCQVYLSQHQTKVKKKITSTKQR; this is encoded by the coding sequence ATGGAATCAGTGAAGCCGTCGGCCGTGACCCCGCGAAAGAAGTTGGCACGCAATTTTGCGAAGGTTCTTCATGTCAAAGCACTGATTGGAATTGCTTCAGTTGATGGATTGAAGAATGTTATATCTGATGCAAATCTCAAGGATGAAGGGAACATTGGTAAGAGTAAGGCTACACTGAATTGGTCTGAGTCATtcaatgaagatgatgatgaagaccTTCAAGAGAGAGAGGCCAATGAAGCACTTTTGGCAAAGCTTTTTGCTAGCATTTCAACTGTTAAAGCTGCATATGCTGAGTTGCAGTATGCTCAGTCACCTTTTGACCCTGATGGCATTGAAGCTGCTGATCAATTGCTAGTGTCTGAGTTGAAGAACTTATCTGAGCTAAAGCAATGTTACTTGAAGAAACAGTTTGATCCTTCACCCAAGACTGCAATACTCGAGGCCGAATCCAAGGAATTGCTGGGTGTGATCAAAACCTACGAGATCATGGGGAAGAAGTTGGAGTCACAGGTGAGGCTCAAGGATTCCGAGATAATTTTTCTTAGGGAGAAGTTGGAGGAAGCTAATAGGCAGAACAAGGCAATCGAGAAGAGATTGAATCAAAGTGGCCAACTATCCGGGCTTGATAATCTTCACATAACAGGATTAAGTCCTAGCCATTTCATCACGGTTCTTCGCCACACGGTCCGGTCCATTCGCAACTTTGTGAGGCTGATTGTTGATGAGATGAGATATGCAGGTTGGGACGTTGATGCCACGGTCGACGCCATCGAGCAGAATGTGGTTTATATGGCGGAAGATCACAAGTGTTTTGCGATCGAGGCCTTTGTTTGCAGGGAAATGTTTGATGCATTCCACATTCCAAACTTCGCCCTTTCAAGCGAGTCTCTTCTAGACAAAAACAGGAGACAACAGTGGTTCTTTGGGAAGTTCAATGAGATGAAATCAATGAAGGCAAAGTACTACCTAGCCGAGAAGCCAAGATCATCGTTCGCAAAGTTTTGCCGGGTCAAGTATTCGAGACTTGTCCATCCCAAGATGGAGTCATCGTTTTTTGGCAACCTGAGTCATAGGAACCTTGTGAATGCAGGAGGGTTTCCAGACACTGAATTCTTTGCCTCATTCGCCGAGATGGCGAAGAGGGTGTGGCTTCTACACTGCTTGGCCTTCTCCTATGAGCCTCAGGCTTCAATCTTCCAAGTGGGGAAAGGGTGCAGATTCTCTGATGTGTACATGGAAAGTGTGAATGATGAAGTCTTCCTCTATTCAGAAGTGGAATCAGATCCACAAGTTGCTTTCACAGTAGTTCCAGGGTTTAGGATTGGTAAAACTGTTTTACAGTGTCAAGTGTACCTCTCACAGCACCAAAccaaggttaaaaaaaaaataacttcaacAAAGCAAAGGTAG